In a single window of the Ferviditalea candida genome:
- a CDS encoding Na/Pi cotransporter family protein encodes MIMQIVLPLVAGLAIFLFGMKSMELALHLWAAPYLKQALYKLTRTPFRGLLTGAGTTAVLQSSSAVTVITIGMVNAGVITFPQTLGIILGTNIGTTVTTELIGLNINHLALPLLISSFIVWVAAWSIAVENLGPILGKTVSALRHLSLAVGGFACVLLGMVVMESIVPALQSRGLFAWFLEQSQRSLVWGIIAGTALTAVIQSSAATIAITMGLAAVQAISAELGIAIVLGANIGTCITGFIASIGGNRYGQYVAWAHVILNICGAVLFYPFIPELFKLSAFITPDPSVQLAHAQTIYNLICSFLALPFLYLPFLNNIDSR; translated from the coding sequence ATGATCATGCAAATCGTCTTGCCCCTTGTAGCGGGCTTGGCCATTTTTTTATTCGGCATGAAATCGATGGAGCTGGCCCTTCATCTGTGGGCAGCTCCATATTTGAAACAAGCGCTGTACAAGCTGACCCGGACGCCCTTTCGCGGACTGCTGACCGGCGCGGGCACAACCGCGGTCCTGCAGAGCTCCAGCGCCGTCACCGTCATCACCATCGGGATGGTCAATGCCGGGGTGATCACTTTTCCGCAAACGCTCGGCATCATTCTGGGAACGAATATCGGAACGACCGTCACGACCGAACTGATCGGGCTGAATATCAACCATCTCGCGCTCCCTCTGCTGATTTCGTCGTTTATCGTCTGGGTCGCCGCCTGGAGCATCGCCGTTGAGAATCTGGGGCCCATATTGGGCAAAACGGTAAGCGCCCTGCGCCATCTTTCGCTTGCCGTCGGCGGATTTGCCTGCGTGTTGCTGGGCATGGTCGTCATGGAATCGATCGTGCCCGCCCTGCAGTCACGGGGGCTGTTCGCCTGGTTTCTCGAGCAATCGCAGCGCAGCCTCGTTTGGGGCATTATCGCCGGCACCGCGCTTACCGCCGTCATCCAAAGCAGCGCGGCCACCATTGCCATCACCATGGGCCTGGCGGCCGTGCAAGCCATCTCCGCCGAGCTGGGCATCGCCATCGTGCTGGGCGCCAATATCGGCACCTGCATCACCGGGTTCATCGCCAGCATCGGGGGCAACCGCTACGGCCAGTATGTCGCATGGGCGCACGTAATCCTGAACATCTGCGGCGCCGTTTTGTTTTATCCGTTCATTCCCGAGCTGTTCAAGCTTTCCGCCTTCATAACTCCCGATCCGTCCGTCCAGTTGGCCCATGCGCAGACAATATACAATCTGATCTGTTCATTTCTGGCGCTGCCTTTCTTATATCTTCCGTTTCTGAATAATATCGATTCGCGTTAA
- the deoC gene encoding deoxyribose-phosphate aldolase codes for MSSGAIPINRYIDHTCLKPDAIGKTIESLCLEAIHYGFYSVCVNSFWVPRCSEVLAGTGVKICAVGGFPLGANLSGVKAFEAVKAAEAGAAEIDMVMNVGLMLEGDFDGVKRDIAEVVRAVKGQADVKVILETGLLNDEQKRIACRLAAEAGAAFVKTSTGFGPEGATVEDVRLMRSEVPDNVAVKASGGIRDLSAALRMIEAGASRLGTSSGIAIVKGMEGTGRY; via the coding sequence ATGAGCAGCGGCGCAATTCCGATCAACCGTTATATCGACCATACATGCTTGAAGCCTGACGCCATCGGCAAAACGATAGAGAGCTTGTGTCTGGAAGCGATTCATTACGGTTTTTACAGCGTTTGCGTCAACAGCTTTTGGGTTCCCCGCTGCAGCGAGGTTTTGGCAGGCACAGGAGTCAAAATTTGCGCGGTCGGCGGCTTTCCGTTGGGTGCGAATCTGAGCGGGGTCAAGGCCTTTGAAGCGGTAAAGGCAGCGGAAGCGGGCGCGGCCGAAATCGATATGGTGATGAACGTCGGTTTAATGCTGGAAGGCGATTTCGACGGGGTCAAACGGGATATTGCCGAGGTTGTGCGGGCCGTCAAAGGGCAGGCTGACGTTAAGGTGATTCTGGAAACAGGGCTGTTGAATGACGAACAGAAGCGGATTGCTTGCAGACTGGCGGCGGAAGCGGGCGCCGCTTTCGTAAAAACATCGACTGGATTCGGACCCGAAGGCGCAACCGTGGAGGATGTTCGTCTCATGCGCAGCGAGGTTCCGGACAATGTTGCGGTCAAGGCCTCCGGAGGCATCCGCGATCTGTCCGCAGCTTTGCGGATGATCGAAGCGGGCGCGAGCCGATTGGGGACGAGCTCGGGAATTGCGATCGTCAAAGGAATGGAAGGAACGGGCCGATATTAA
- the mtaB gene encoding tRNA (N(6)-L-threonylcarbamoyladenosine(37)-C(2))-methylthiotransferase MtaB produces MPTVAFYTLGCKVNFYDTEAIWQLFKKEGYEQADFEQAADVYVINTCTVTNTGDKKSRQIIRRAVRRNPEAIIAVTGCYAQTSPAEIMDIPGVDLVIGTQDRELMMSYIEQLRKQRQPINAVRNIMKTRDFEELDVPDFADRTRAFLKIQEGCNNFCTFCIIPWSRGLSRSRAPESVLKQARQLAASGFKEIVLTGIHTGGYGDDLENYKLHDLLRELDGIEGLERIRISSIEASQISDEMIEVLNGSRKMCRHLHIPLQAGDDNVLKRMRRKYTTEQFAETIERIRRAMPGVAITTDVIVGFPGETEEMFMNGYRFMERMQFAEMHVFPYSQRTGTPAARMEDQVDEEVKQRRVHELIELSERMQLAYSKRFVGQVLDVIPERRSKHKPESGLLTGYSDNYLQIVFFGSDDMIGRIVKVKVTDAGANECRGEFVRMLEQEPEKAVGAQV; encoded by the coding sequence ATGCCTACAGTCGCGTTTTATACATTGGGCTGTAAAGTCAACTTTTACGATACGGAAGCGATCTGGCAGCTGTTCAAAAAAGAAGGCTACGAGCAAGCCGACTTCGAGCAGGCCGCGGACGTGTATGTGATCAATACCTGCACAGTCACCAATACGGGCGACAAAAAGAGCAGGCAGATCATCCGCCGTGCGGTGCGCCGGAATCCGGAAGCGATTATCGCGGTGACGGGATGCTATGCGCAGACTTCGCCGGCCGAGATTATGGATATTCCCGGCGTAGATTTGGTCATCGGCACGCAGGACCGCGAGCTCATGATGTCCTACATCGAGCAGCTGCGCAAGCAGAGGCAGCCGATCAACGCGGTGCGAAATATTATGAAAACCCGCGATTTCGAGGAATTGGACGTTCCGGATTTTGCCGACCGGACCAGGGCGTTCCTGAAAATTCAAGAAGGCTGCAATAATTTCTGCACCTTTTGCATCATCCCATGGTCGCGCGGGCTGTCCCGCAGCCGAGCTCCCGAAAGCGTGCTGAAGCAGGCCCGGCAGCTGGCGGCTTCGGGCTTTAAGGAAATTGTGCTGACCGGCATTCATACCGGGGGCTACGGAGATGATCTGGAGAATTACAAGCTGCATGACCTGCTGCGGGAGTTGGACGGGATCGAGGGATTGGAGCGCATCCGCATCAGTTCCATTGAAGCCAGCCAGATCAGCGACGAAATGATCGAGGTGCTGAACGGCTCGCGCAAAATGTGCAGGCATCTGCATATTCCGCTTCAGGCCGGAGATGACAACGTATTGAAACGGATGCGGCGGAAGTATACCACGGAGCAATTCGCCGAAACCATCGAACGGATCAGGCGGGCGATGCCGGGCGTCGCCATAACCACCGACGTCATCGTCGGTTTTCCCGGGGAAACCGAGGAGATGTTCATGAACGGTTACCGGTTCATGGAGCGGATGCAGTTCGCGGAGATGCACGTATTTCCGTATTCGCAGCGGACGGGAACGCCTGCGGCAAGAATGGAGGATCAAGTGGACGAGGAAGTCAAGCAGCGCCGCGTCCACGAATTGATCGAGCTTTCCGAACGCATGCAGCTGGCTTACAGCAAGCGGTTTGTCGGACAGGTGCTGGACGTCATCCCTGAGCGCAGGTCGAAGCACAAGCCGGAAAGCGGTCTGTTGACCGGTTATTCGGATAACTACTTGCAGATTGTTTTTTTCGGCTCGGACGACATGATCGGCCGGATCGTCAAAGTGAAGGTGACGGATGCCGGGGCCAACGAATGCCGGGGCGAATTCGTGCGCATGCTGGAGCAGGAGCCGGAAAAAGCCGTCGGTGCGCAGGTGTAA
- the addB gene encoding helicase-exonuclease AddAB subunit AddB: MSVRFMIGRAGSGKTTRFLDEIREQLLRREDGPPLIMLVPEQATFQTEYSLASSPGLTGTLRAQTLSFRRLAFRVMQDTGGTARVHIDDTGKKMLLHNIIRRRKSDLRLFQQADGQMGVLDRINEMFSEFKRYRITPELLEEYLCGETTGSPVPETGMLQDKLHDLSLIYNDFEAALSKHYVDSEDYLTLLAGQIGRSAYLRDAEVWIDGFHGFTPQEFEVVGQLMKACRRVSIALCLDKDYQAWDKPHELDLFYPTASTLVRLKQLAEEFGIASDPAVLLDASPPPRYAASPELAHLERGFERRSKWSGPVAPKPQISVHAAVHRRAEVEGAAKEILRLVRDEHYRWRDLAVTVRNAEGYGDLISAVFRDYGIPHFFDRKRTVSHHPLIELIRSALETVNGGWRYDSVFRCVKTDFFLPFYGEREEDLLLGEEEFVRIGRNRLDLLENYVLSVGIQGGKWTDSERWTYRLLQSLDADNEQQDDEAEQFLQEIHALRWRVAGPLLELQKALRAAEDVRGMAEALFVFLQSLRVPERLERWSRQCVKLGQAEKAREHAGIWGSVLDVLDQIVEMMGGETIGAELFGGMLEAGLDSIRLGLVPPALDQVLIGSVDRTRSSRIKICFMLGVNDGVLPSRIEEDGVINEKEREQLQAAGLQLAPGSRRRLMDEQFLIYTVLASPSDRLWLSYPLADEEGRALLPSEIIRQVKTMFPASEGGMLVADPSAEEHPDGHWRFVSHPERALSHLMNQLRQWKRGTPLPAVWRELYNWFQSRPEWRDKLQALMSSLFYENRELPLSPETSLLLYGERLRASVSRMEMFVACPFAHFASYGLGLRERKIHRLEAPDIGQLFHAALSMIAMDLQRENLSWGQLSPAACRQRAETAVDRLSPKLQSEILFSSGRYQYMARKLKEIVGRASVVLGEHARRSGFAPVGLEIPFGQGQPIPPLTFPLDNGATMELIGRIDRIDRADTEQGVLLRVIDYKSSAKALRLAEVYYGLSLQMPAYLDVAVTNADKWLGTKAIPAGALYFHVHNPILSLPGVIPQEEAEAKLFKQFKMKGLVLADRGAVSLMDTHLEKGHSELIPVALTANGQFYKNSSVITLEEWDKLKGHVRKVIRGVGRGIAEGRVDIQPYRYAAKTACSTCSYQSVCQFDPQYEGNGYKFLRVRSKEEIWNLIGSGAEEEPESGLMVKPIFQRRGEADEQDT, from the coding sequence ATGTCGGTACGGTTTATGATCGGGAGGGCGGGCAGCGGCAAAACGACCCGCTTTCTGGACGAAATCCGGGAACAGCTTCTGCGGCGGGAGGACGGGCCTCCCCTGATCATGCTGGTCCCGGAGCAGGCTACCTTTCAAACGGAATATTCGCTGGCGTCGTCACCCGGCCTGACGGGAACGCTGCGGGCGCAGACCCTGAGCTTCCGCAGGCTCGCTTTTCGCGTGATGCAGGATACCGGCGGTACGGCGCGGGTTCATATTGACGATACTGGCAAAAAAATGCTGCTGCATAACATCATCCGACGCCGCAAATCCGATCTGCGGCTGTTTCAGCAGGCGGACGGACAGATGGGCGTGCTTGACCGCATCAATGAGATGTTCAGCGAATTCAAGCGCTACCGGATAACTCCGGAGCTGCTGGAAGAATATCTTTGCGGGGAGACAACCGGGTCGCCTGTCCCCGAAACCGGCATGCTGCAGGACAAGCTTCACGATCTGTCGCTCATCTACAACGATTTCGAAGCCGCACTATCCAAGCATTATGTGGACTCGGAGGATTACCTGACGCTGTTGGCCGGCCAAATTGGGCGGTCCGCATATTTGCGGGATGCCGAGGTGTGGATCGACGGCTTTCACGGCTTCACCCCGCAGGAGTTTGAAGTGGTCGGGCAGCTTATGAAAGCCTGCCGGCGGGTCAGCATCGCCTTGTGTCTCGACAAGGACTATCAAGCTTGGGACAAGCCGCATGAGCTGGATCTGTTTTATCCTACCGCTTCAACGCTGGTGCGGCTGAAGCAGTTGGCGGAGGAATTCGGAATCGCGTCGGATCCGGCCGTGCTGCTGGATGCAAGTCCTCCGCCGCGCTACGCCGCGAGTCCCGAGCTTGCTCACTTGGAACGGGGATTCGAGCGTCGGAGCAAGTGGTCCGGCCCTGTCGCGCCGAAACCGCAAATTTCCGTTCATGCCGCCGTGCACAGGCGGGCGGAAGTGGAAGGGGCCGCAAAAGAAATACTCCGTCTGGTGAGGGATGAGCATTACCGCTGGCGGGATTTGGCGGTTACCGTCCGCAATGCGGAAGGCTACGGCGACCTGATTTCGGCGGTGTTCCGGGATTACGGAATCCCGCACTTTTTTGACCGCAAGCGGACCGTCTCGCACCATCCGTTAATCGAACTGATCCGTTCGGCATTGGAGACGGTGAACGGGGGCTGGCGCTATGATTCCGTTTTCCGCTGCGTCAAAACGGATTTTTTCCTCCCGTTTTACGGGGAGCGCGAAGAAGATTTGCTGCTCGGCGAAGAGGAATTTGTGCGGATCGGGCGGAATCGGCTGGATCTGCTCGAAAATTATGTGCTGAGCGTCGGCATTCAAGGCGGAAAGTGGACCGATTCCGAGCGGTGGACCTACAGGCTGCTGCAATCGCTCGATGCGGACAACGAGCAGCAGGATGATGAGGCCGAACAATTTTTGCAGGAAATTCACGCGCTGCGCTGGCGGGTTGCCGGACCGCTGCTGGAATTGCAGAAGGCTCTCCGGGCCGCCGAGGATGTTCGCGGAATGGCGGAAGCGCTGTTTGTGTTTTTGCAGTCGCTGCGGGTGCCCGAACGGCTTGAACGGTGGAGTCGGCAGTGCGTGAAGCTCGGTCAGGCGGAAAAAGCGCGGGAGCATGCCGGGATTTGGGGCAGCGTGTTGGACGTGCTCGATCAAATCGTGGAGATGATGGGCGGGGAAACGATCGGCGCCGAGCTGTTCGGCGGCATGCTGGAAGCCGGATTGGACAGCATCCGGCTCGGATTGGTGCCGCCCGCTTTGGACCAGGTGCTGATCGGCAGCGTGGACCGCACGCGGTCCAGCCGGATCAAGATCTGCTTCATGCTTGGCGTCAATGACGGCGTTCTGCCTTCAAGGATTGAGGAGGACGGCGTCATCAACGAGAAGGAGCGGGAGCAGCTGCAGGCAGCCGGCCTGCAGCTGGCGCCGGGAAGCAGGCGCAGATTGATGGATGAGCAGTTTTTGATTTATACGGTGCTGGCGTCGCCTTCGGACCGTCTATGGCTGAGCTATCCGCTGGCCGATGAAGAAGGAAGAGCGCTCCTGCCGTCGGAAATCATCCGCCAGGTCAAGACGATGTTCCCGGCGTCCGAAGGCGGAATGCTCGTGGCAGATCCGTCGGCGGAGGAGCATCCGGACGGTCATTGGCGTTTTGTCTCGCACCCCGAACGCGCCCTCTCGCATCTGATGAATCAGCTCCGTCAATGGAAAAGGGGAACGCCGCTGCCCGCCGTATGGCGGGAGCTTTACAACTGGTTTCAATCCCGGCCGGAATGGCGGGACAAGCTTCAGGCCTTGATGTCGTCGCTGTTTTACGAAAACCGGGAGCTTCCATTGTCCCCGGAGACGAGTCTGCTGCTGTACGGGGAGCGTCTGAGAGCCAGCGTTTCGCGCATGGAAATGTTCGTCGCCTGCCCGTTCGCTCATTTTGCCTCCTATGGGCTGGGGCTTCGGGAACGTAAAATCCATCGCTTGGAGGCCCCGGATATCGGTCAACTGTTTCACGCCGCGTTAAGCATGATCGCGATGGACCTGCAGCGGGAAAATCTCTCCTGGGGACAGCTTTCGCCCGCCGCATGCAGACAGCGGGCGGAGACGGCCGTGGACCGGCTCTCGCCCAAGCTGCAGAGCGAAATTTTGTTCAGCTCCGGACGCTATCAATACATGGCCCGCAAATTAAAGGAAATCGTCGGCAGGGCATCGGTCGTTCTCGGCGAACATGCCCGCAGAAGCGGATTTGCCCCGGTCGGCTTGGAAATTCCGTTCGGACAGGGACAACCGATCCCGCCGCTGACGTTTCCCTTGGACAACGGCGCCACGATGGAGCTGATCGGGCGCATTGACCGGATTGACCGCGCGGACACGGAACAGGGGGTGCTGCTGCGGGTGATCGATTACAAATCAAGCGCCAAAGCGCTGCGGCTTGCGGAGGTTTACTACGGGCTGTCGCTGCAGATGCCGGCTTACCTGGACGTGGCGGTGACGAATGCCGATAAATGGTTGGGGACCAAGGCGATTCCCGCCGGAGCGCTGTATTTTCACGTACATAACCCGATTCTGAGCTTGCCCGGCGTCATCCCGCAGGAGGAAGCGGAAGCAAAGCTGTTCAAGCAGTTCAAAATGAAGGGGCTGGTGCTGGCCGACCGCGGCGCGGTCAGCCTGATGGACACCCATCTGGAAAAAGGCCATTCCGAGCTCATTCCGGTGGCGTTAACCGCGAATGGGCAGTTTTACAAGAACTCCTCGGTGATTACCCTGGAGGAATGGGACAAGCTGAAAGGGCACGTGCGCAAGGTCATCCGCGGCGTCGGCCGGGGAATTGCCGAAGGCCGCGTGGACATACAGCCCTACCGTTACGCTGCCAAAACCGCCTGCAGCACCTGCTCGTACCAATCGGTCTGCCAGTTTGATCCGCAGTATGAAGGAAACGGATACAAATTCCTGCGCGTGCGGAGCAAAGAAGAGATTTGGAATTTGATCGGCAGCGGCGCGGAAGAGGAGCCGGAGTCCGGGCTGATGGTGAAACCGATTTTCCAACGGAGGGGAGAAGCCGATGAACAGGATACCTAA
- a CDS encoding 16S rRNA (uracil(1498)-N(3))-methyltransferase, translated as MQRYFIPADRFDGSTVEIQGDDAHHIARVMRARTGDKIIVSDGMEREAIVEIRQIDAGRVTASIVEPLALTGEPRHRVWVFQGLPKGDKMETVIQKGTEIGASRFLPFLSERTVVKYDVKKEEKRIERWRKIAKEAAEQAHRNRIPSIDPPVSWRQMLAEVAQADAAFLLYEKERGASFKNALQRALSDLDAARPLTLAVIVGPEGGFSEAEVGQAEAAGCVPAGLGKRILRTETAALVALACILYETNEMGG; from the coding sequence TTGCAGAGGTATTTTATACCTGCGGATCGTTTTGATGGCAGCACGGTGGAGATCCAAGGCGACGACGCTCATCATATCGCGAGGGTGATGCGCGCCCGAACGGGCGACAAAATCATTGTCAGCGACGGAATGGAACGTGAAGCGATTGTTGAAATCCGGCAGATCGACGCCGGCAGGGTGACGGCCTCCATTGTGGAGCCGTTGGCGCTGACCGGAGAACCCCGTCACCGTGTGTGGGTGTTCCAAGGTTTGCCCAAAGGCGATAAAATGGAAACGGTCATTCAGAAGGGGACGGAAATCGGGGCGAGCCGCTTCCTGCCGTTTTTATCGGAAAGAACCGTTGTCAAATACGATGTGAAAAAGGAAGAAAAACGGATCGAACGGTGGCGCAAAATCGCCAAGGAAGCGGCCGAACAGGCGCACAGGAACCGGATTCCATCGATTGATCCGCCGGTCTCCTGGCGGCAGATGCTGGCAGAGGTGGCTCAAGCCGATGCCGCTTTTCTGCTCTATGAGAAGGAGCGCGGGGCGTCGTTCAAAAACGCGCTGCAGCGCGCATTGAGCGATTTGGACGCTGCCAGGCCGCTTACGTTGGCGGTCATTGTCGGACCTGAAGGAGGGTTCAGCGAGGCCGAGGTCGGACAGGCGGAAGCCGCGGGCTGCGTTCCGGCAGGGCTCGGAAAACGGATATTGCGGACGGAGACGGCAGCCCTGGTCGCACTTGCCTGCATATTATATGAGACCAACGAGATGGGAGGGTAA
- a CDS encoding site-2 protease family protein codes for MDLLNQMLAYPIDQLPFVFVALTIAFTLHEFSHAYSAYRFGDLTAKREGRVSLNPRKHLDVMGTLLIFIAGFGWAKPVPVNRGNFKYPRLMGIVVSAAGPISNLLIAFMGLIANYVLFYRLELNPVESGSVEALYVFLGILVYLNTILFLFNLLPLPPLDGYRIVEDLVPARLRPRMVRVEQWGILIFLLLVFIPPLNRVTIGPLFQLALTLSWKMGNLVKWLFSA; via the coding sequence ATGGATCTTTTGAACCAAATGCTGGCCTATCCGATCGATCAGCTGCCATTCGTATTTGTAGCGCTGACGATAGCGTTTACCCTTCACGAATTTTCGCACGCTTATTCCGCTTACCGGTTTGGCGACTTGACCGCCAAACGGGAGGGAAGGGTGAGCTTGAATCCGCGAAAGCATCTCGATGTCATGGGTACGCTTCTGATCTTCATCGCCGGTTTCGGGTGGGCCAAGCCCGTTCCCGTCAATCGCGGGAATTTCAAATATCCGCGGCTGATGGGCATCGTGGTGTCGGCCGCCGGGCCGATCAGCAACTTGCTGATCGCATTTATGGGCTTGATCGCCAATTATGTTTTGTTCTACCGGCTCGAACTGAATCCGGTGGAATCCGGCTCGGTGGAAGCCCTTTATGTGTTTTTGGGAATCCTTGTTTACTTGAATACGATCCTGTTTCTGTTCAATCTGCTCCCTCTTCCTCCTCTCGACGGTTACAGAATTGTGGAAGATTTGGTGCCTGCCCGGCTTCGTCCGCGAATGGTGCGGGTAGAACAGTGGGGGATTTTGATTTTCCTGCTGCTTGTGTTCATCCCCCCGTTGAACCGGGTTACGATCGGCCCGCTGTTTCAGCTGGCTTTGACGCTCAGCTGGAAAATGGGCAATTTGGTCAAATGGCTGTTTAGCGCGTGA
- a CDS encoding NUDIX hydrolase: MKEISAGGVVYRKIDGKLEIQLIQDRYGKITLPKGKLESGETVEEAALREIEEETGINGRILSLLEVVGYRYVNPVGETVDKEVHYFLVESVSGDLKAQIEEIRGVEWLTPEEAWEKQRHSGYSNNQSVLEKALKQLNFEVNP, encoded by the coding sequence ATGAAGGAAATATCCGCCGGCGGAGTAGTTTACCGAAAAATTGACGGGAAGCTGGAAATTCAATTGATTCAGGATCGTTACGGCAAAATTACGCTGCCAAAGGGCAAGCTGGAAAGCGGGGAAACGGTTGAGGAAGCGGCGTTGAGAGAGATCGAGGAAGAAACGGGGATCAATGGACGGATTCTGAGCTTGCTCGAGGTCGTCGGGTACCGCTATGTCAATCCGGTGGGAGAAACGGTGGACAAAGAGGTGCACTATTTTTTGGTGGAGTCGGTGAGCGGGGATTTAAAGGCGCAAATCGAGGAAATTCGCGGAGTCGAATGGCTGACACCGGAGGAAGCCTGGGAAAAACAGCGGCATTCCGGATACTCGAACAATCAATCCGTGCTGGAAAAAGCGTTGAAGCAACTGAATTTTGAGGTGAACCCATGA
- a CDS encoding class I SAM-dependent rRNA methyltransferase, which yields MASVFLTKNRKKRLEQGHPWIFQNEIERVEGEPLPGEIVQVFSHRGEYLASGYINRASQIMVRIVSYTPLEKMDREFFMSRFQGCRDHRLRFSKDADSCRMVYGEADFLPGLIVDKFSSILVVQILTLGMDRCRERIVEALVEVFRPEGIYERSDVAVREREGMEQRKGMLYGTCPQQVVILENGLSIEVDIMEGQKTGYFFDQRENRASLERLMTGWGKRSGITLQSVETDGQPTTVPVNSGGKVVTFPYWDGATVLDCFSHTGSFTLHACKYGAKKVTCLDISEHAVETARRNVERNGFADRVEFVTADAFQYLRDQVKGLAERKARSEARKGGIDTSKPLSSEGRTWDVVILDPPAFAKSRQAVEGAVRGYKDINLHAMKLVNEGGYLVTASCSYHVRPELFMETILAAAADAGKILRLIEFRGAGKDHPHILGVDEGNYLKFAIFEVRSRT from the coding sequence ATGGCATCCGTCTTTTTGACGAAGAACAGAAAAAAACGGCTTGAGCAGGGACACCCGTGGATTTTTCAAAATGAAATCGAGAGGGTGGAAGGAGAGCCGCTTCCCGGCGAAATCGTCCAGGTGTTCAGCCATCGGGGCGAGTATTTGGCGTCCGGCTACATCAATCGCGCTTCACAAATCATGGTTCGGATTGTGTCTTACACACCTTTGGAGAAGATGGATCGGGAATTTTTCATGAGCCGCTTCCAAGGCTGCCGGGATCACCGTCTCCGGTTTTCCAAGGATGCCGATTCGTGCCGGATGGTCTATGGTGAAGCGGATTTTTTGCCGGGATTGATCGTCGACAAATTTTCCTCGATTCTGGTGGTGCAGATTTTGACGCTGGGCATGGACCGCTGCCGCGAGCGGATTGTGGAGGCGTTGGTGGAAGTGTTTCGACCGGAGGGGATTTACGAGCGCAGCGATGTTGCGGTCAGGGAACGCGAGGGCATGGAGCAGCGGAAGGGAATGCTGTACGGAACATGCCCGCAGCAGGTGGTGATCCTCGAGAACGGGCTAAGCATCGAAGTGGACATCATGGAAGGCCAGAAAACGGGGTACTTTTTCGATCAGCGTGAGAACCGCGCCTCTCTGGAGCGGCTTATGACCGGATGGGGAAAACGGAGCGGCATCACGCTGCAATCGGTCGAAACGGATGGGCAGCCGACAACGGTACCCGTCAACTCCGGCGGCAAGGTGGTTACATTCCCTTACTGGGACGGGGCCACCGTACTGGATTGCTTCTCCCACACCGGAAGCTTTACGCTCCACGCTTGCAAATACGGGGCCAAAAAAGTCACCTGCCTGGATATTTCCGAGCATGCCGTCGAAACCGCCAGGCGCAATGTGGAGCGGAACGGGTTTGCGGACCGGGTGGAATTCGTGACGGCCGACGCGTTTCAATATTTGCGGGATCAGGTCAAAGGCTTGGCGGAGCGGAAAGCGAGGAGCGAGGCGCGCAAGGGCGGGATCGACACTTCCAAGCCGCTTTCTTCCGAGGGACGGACGTGGGACGTCGTGATTCTCGATCCTCCGGCTTTCGCCAAATCGCGGCAGGCGGTGGAAGGGGCGGTTCGCGGTTACAAGGATATCAATCTGCATGCCATGAAGCTCGTCAACGAAGGGGGATACTTGGTGACGGCCAGCTGCTCCTATCATGTTCGTCCGGAGCTTTTTATGGAGACGATCCTTGCCGCAGCGGCCGACGCCGGCAAAATTCTGCGGCTGATCGAATTTCGCGGCGCAGGCAAGGATCATCCGCACATTCTTGGCGTGGATGAAGGCAACTATCTGAAGTTTGCGATTTTTGAGGTCAGATCGAGGACCTGA